One stretch of Amycolatopsis tolypomycina DNA includes these proteins:
- a CDS encoding TRAP transporter permease → MTTEPVDRDSPAEIAAEHDEERPARKLTGVPDRVVYFVALAVAVLVLKQVFFPFAKGNQFYLVLFLGVTLPLVFLCYRPRLRGRDDPGWTDWALAGTALAVGLYPVLVGYDDFLNRQGTLSPLDIVAGALLLVLILEATRRTTGLVLPIVCLLFLAYAYYGGFLPQNWGIAHAGIDFSQIVNALFNDASGFYGTPLDVAASYIVLFTLYGAVLNASGAGQFFVDISFAAFRKSRTAPGRTTVLSGFLLGTVSGSGTATAVSLGSITWPILRKARYPKENAGGLLAAAGIGAILSPPTLGAAAFIIAEYLQTSYLKVLIWATVPTLLYYLGIVFAMEADARRFKAEAVDVPHDDPWKLLLRGGYHFLSLAIIVVFLALDIPPFAAVVYATGVAALFALIARRHDVRGWAEDMVDALSAGVRGALPVIAVCAAAGVITSTITKTGLGLELADALVELAGALTDNGTLILVLTVLLSAVAVGVLGLAVPVTASFIIAWVVIGPALETLGVADAERAMFIFYYAVLSEVTPPTALAAVASAAITGGSVLGTMWQCWKYTLPAFLVPIAFVLTDNGAALLLESDALTVLWVAAVSALAVAALAVVTGGWLFGPVGLPVRLLFVPAALCLLYLEPVPIAIGAGCGLAALGTHAVIKRRTA, encoded by the coding sequence GTGACGACCGAGCCGGTGGACCGCGACTCCCCCGCCGAAATCGCCGCCGAGCACGACGAGGAACGCCCGGCGCGGAAGCTGACCGGGGTCCCCGACCGCGTCGTCTACTTCGTCGCCCTCGCCGTCGCGGTCCTCGTGCTCAAGCAGGTGTTCTTCCCGTTCGCCAAGGGCAACCAGTTCTACCTGGTCCTCTTCCTCGGCGTGACGCTCCCGCTGGTCTTCCTCTGCTACCGCCCGCGGCTGCGCGGCCGCGACGATCCCGGCTGGACGGACTGGGCGCTCGCCGGCACCGCGCTGGCCGTCGGTCTCTACCCGGTGCTCGTCGGCTACGACGACTTCCTGAACCGCCAGGGCACCCTGTCCCCGCTCGACATCGTGGCCGGCGCGCTGCTGCTGGTGCTGATCCTCGAAGCCACCCGCCGCACCACGGGCCTGGTGCTGCCGATCGTCTGCCTGCTCTTCCTCGCCTACGCCTACTACGGCGGCTTCCTCCCGCAGAACTGGGGCATCGCCCACGCGGGCATCGACTTCAGCCAGATCGTCAACGCGCTCTTCAACGACGCCAGCGGGTTCTACGGCACGCCATTGGACGTCGCGGCGAGCTACATCGTGCTCTTCACCCTCTACGGGGCGGTGCTGAACGCCTCCGGCGCCGGGCAGTTCTTCGTGGACATCTCCTTCGCCGCCTTCCGGAAGTCACGGACCGCGCCCGGCCGGACCACCGTGCTGTCGGGCTTCCTGCTCGGCACGGTGTCGGGCTCCGGCACCGCGACCGCCGTCAGCCTCGGCTCGATCACCTGGCCGATCCTCAGGAAAGCCCGCTACCCCAAGGAAAACGCGGGCGGGCTGCTCGCCGCGGCCGGGATCGGGGCCATCCTCTCGCCGCCGACGCTCGGCGCGGCGGCGTTCATCATCGCCGAATACCTGCAGACGTCGTACCTGAAGGTGCTGATCTGGGCGACCGTCCCGACGCTGCTCTACTACCTCGGCATCGTGTTCGCGATGGAGGCGGACGCGCGGCGCTTCAAGGCCGAAGCCGTCGACGTGCCGCACGACGATCCCTGGAAACTGTTGCTGCGCGGCGGGTACCACTTCCTGTCGCTGGCGATCATCGTCGTCTTCCTCGCCCTCGACATCCCGCCGTTCGCCGCGGTCGTCTACGCCACCGGCGTCGCCGCGCTGTTCGCCCTCATCGCCCGGCGCCACGACGTGCGCGGCTGGGCCGAGGACATGGTCGACGCGCTGTCGGCCGGCGTCCGGGGCGCGCTGCCGGTGATCGCGGTGTGCGCGGCGGCCGGCGTCATCACCTCGACCATCACGAAGACCGGGCTGGGCCTCGAACTCGCCGACGCGCTGGTGGAACTGGCCGGCGCGCTCACCGACAACGGCACGCTGATCCTCGTCCTGACCGTGCTGCTCTCGGCGGTCGCCGTCGGCGTGCTGGGGCTGGCCGTGCCGGTGACCGCGAGCTTCATCATCGCCTGGGTCGTGATCGGCCCCGCGCTCGAGACGCTCGGCGTCGCCGACGCCGAACGCGCGATGTTCATCTTCTACTACGCCGTGCTCTCGGAGGTCACGCCGCCGACCGCGCTCGCCGCGGTGGCTTCGGCGGCGATCACCGGCGGTTCGGTGCTCGGGACCATGTGGCAGTGCTGGAAGTACACCCTCCCGGCGTTCCTGGTGCCGATCGCCTTCGTGCTGACCGACAACGGCGCCGCGCTGCTGCTGGAGTCCGACGCGCTCACCGTGCTGTGGGTGGCGGCGGTGTCCGCGCTCGCCGTCGCCGCGCTGGCGGTGGTCACCGGCGGCTGGCTGTTCGGACCGGTCGGTCTCCCGGTCCGGCTGCTGTTCGTGCCCGCCGCCCTGTGCCTGCTCTACCTGGAGCCGGTGCCGATCGCGATCGGTGCCGGGTGCGGCCTCGCCGCCTTGGGAACCCACGCCGTGATCAAGAGGAGGACAGCATGA
- a CDS encoding leucyl aminopeptidase produces the protein MTVPKLALSDNTGEALAKTRADVVVIGTVAGEDGPVLAPGAAAVDAAFDGRLAGLLATLGASGKAEEVVKVPTLGKLPAGVVLAVGLGKADGGVTPEQVRRAAGAAGRALAGTDRALVTLSEIDLQAAVEGTILGSYVFTAYRSEKGDAPLAKADFASPAGGTAREHKATLKAAGSIAEAVIVARDLINTPPNDLYPASFADRAKKLAEDNGLEFEVLDEKALKRKGFGGILGVGGGSSRPPRLLRLAYKPAKAAKKVALVGKGITFDSGGISLKPAANMDHMTSDMSGAAGVLASVVLAAKLKYPLEVVAHIPLAENLPSGTSYRPGDVLTMYGGKTVEVLNTDAEGRLVLVDAMVRAAEENPDYLIETSTLTGAQVVALGNRTAGVMGSEDFRDRVATIMQATGENGWAMPLPEELRADLDSRLADLANVTGHRWGGMLAAGIFLREFVADGLDWVHIDIAGPSFNTGSPWGYTGKGGTGVPVRSIAAILADIAANG, from the coding sequence GTGACCGTGCCCAAGCTCGCCCTGTCCGACAACACCGGGGAGGCACTGGCCAAGACGCGCGCCGATGTTGTCGTCATCGGCACCGTGGCCGGCGAGGACGGTCCGGTGCTCGCTCCCGGTGCCGCCGCCGTGGACGCCGCCTTCGACGGCAGGCTCGCCGGCCTGCTGGCCACGCTCGGCGCGAGCGGCAAGGCGGAAGAGGTCGTCAAGGTCCCGACGCTGGGCAAGCTCCCGGCCGGTGTCGTGCTCGCCGTCGGCCTGGGCAAGGCGGACGGCGGCGTCACCCCCGAGCAGGTCCGCCGCGCCGCGGGCGCCGCCGGCCGCGCGCTGGCCGGCACCGACCGCGCGCTCGTGACGCTGTCCGAGATCGACCTGCAGGCCGCCGTCGAGGGCACGATCCTCGGCTCCTACGTCTTCACCGCCTACCGCTCGGAGAAGGGCGACGCCCCGCTCGCGAAGGCCGACTTCGCGAGCCCGGCCGGTGGCACCGCCCGCGAGCACAAGGCGACGCTCAAGGCGGCCGGCAGCATCGCCGAGGCCGTCATCGTCGCCCGCGACCTGATCAACACCCCGCCGAACGACCTCTACCCGGCTTCCTTCGCCGACCGCGCGAAGAAGCTGGCCGAGGACAACGGCCTCGAGTTCGAGGTGCTCGACGAGAAGGCCCTCAAGCGCAAGGGCTTCGGCGGCATCCTCGGCGTCGGCGGCGGCTCGTCGCGCCCGCCGCGGCTGCTGCGCCTGGCGTACAAGCCGGCCAAGGCCGCCAAGAAGGTCGCGCTGGTCGGCAAGGGCATCACGTTCGACTCGGGCGGCATCTCGCTCAAGCCGGCCGCGAACATGGACCACATGACCTCGGACATGTCCGGCGCCGCCGGCGTGCTCGCGTCGGTCGTGCTGGCCGCCAAGCTGAAGTACCCCCTGGAAGTCGTCGCGCACATCCCGCTGGCGGAGAACCTGCCGTCCGGGACGTCGTACCGCCCGGGTGACGTGCTGACGATGTACGGCGGCAAGACGGTCGAGGTCCTCAACACCGACGCCGAGGGCAGGCTGGTCCTGGTCGACGCCATGGTGCGCGCGGCCGAGGAGAACCCGGACTACCTGATCGAGACCTCGACGCTGACCGGCGCCCAGGTCGTCGCGCTCGGCAACCGCACCGCCGGCGTGATGGGCTCGGAGGACTTCCGCGACCGCGTCGCCACGATCATGCAGGCCACCGGCGAAAACGGCTGGGCCATGCCGCTGCCGGAGGAACTGCGCGCCGACCTCGACTCGCGCCTGGCCGACCTGGCCAACGTGACCGGCCACCGCTGGGGCGGCATGCTCGCGGCGGGGATCTTCCTGCGCGAGTTCGTCGCCGACGGCCTCGACTGGGTCCACATCGACATCGCGGGCCCGTCGTTCAACACGGGTTCGCCGTGGGGCTACACCGGCAAGGGCGGCACCGGCGTCCCGGTCCGCTCGATCGCCGCGATCCTGGCGGACATCGCCGCCAACGGCTGA